Proteins encoded within one genomic window of Methanobacterium sp. Maddingley MBC34:
- a CDS encoding dTDP-4-dehydrorhamnose 3,5-epimerase-like enzyme (PFAM: dTDP-4-dehydrorhamnose 3,5-epimerase), whose translation MGGSGDDFNGNFHTLGDLEPCNFSPQVPRRLSIVMVNKREIYKTFQEEINGVFMIDGVKVKKLKVIPDERGWLMEILRCDDDIYQEFGQVYLTTAYPGVVKAWHFHKKQTDNFTCVNGMMKVALYDSREDSPTYGEVNEFFVGDRNPMLISVPPLVYHGFKAVGTETAFFVSVPTLPFNYDEPDEYRLDPDTDEIPYDWILDESKKHG comes from the coding sequence TTGGGGGGTTCTGGTGATGATTTTAATGGTAACTTCCATACCTTGGGGGATCTGGAGCCCTGTAATTTTTCTCCTCAAGTTCCCAGAAGACTATCTATAGTAATGGTTAATAAGAGAGAGATATATAAAACTTTCCAAGAAGAAATAAACGGTGTATTTATGATTGACGGCGTAAAAGTAAAGAAACTAAAAGTCATTCCTGATGAGAGGGGATGGCTCATGGAAATATTAAGGTGTGATGATGATATTTATCAGGAATTCGGACAGGTTTACCTGACCACAGCCTATCCTGGAGTGGTGAAGGCATGGCATTTCCATAAAAAACAGACCGATAACTTCACCTGTGTCAACGGCATGATGAAGGTTGCATTATACGACAGTCGAGAAGATTCACCCACATATGGAGAGGTCAACGAATTTTTCGTAGGGGACCGCAATCCAATGCTTATTAGCGTCCCTCCACTTGTTTACCATGGATTTAAAGCAGTGGGTACTGAAACAGCCTTTTTTGTAAGTGTTCCCACCCTGCCCTTCAACTATGATGAACCTGATGAGTACCGTCTTGATCCAGACACCGATGAAATCCCATATGACTGGATACTGGATGAAAGTAAAAAACATGGGTAG
- a CDS encoding nitrogenase subunit NifH (ATPase) (PFAM: 4Fe-4S iron sulfur cluster binding proteins, NifH/frxC family~TIGRFAM: nitrogenase iron protein), with amino-acid sequence MSKSKHIAIYGKGGIGKSTIVSNLAASYSEEKSVLVIGCDPKADTTRTLVGRRIPTILDILKEKKGAKEEDVVFPGYGNVMCVESGGPEPGVGCAGRGVIVAMKLLENLEVFSRDPEVIIYDVLGDVVCGGFAVPLRENFADEVYIVTSGEYMALYAANNIAKGIKKLKSNLGGIICNCRGINRELEIVEEFAQRIGSKVIGVIPRSELVQESEIDAKTVMEKFPESEQAQKYQKLSSAILNNQDFVIPEPMGADEFDEFFRGFQ; translated from the coding sequence ATGAGTAAGAGCAAGCACATTGCCATTTATGGTAAGGGTGGTATTGGTAAATCAACCATTGTCTCCAACCTGGCTGCATCCTACTCAGAAGAAAAAAGCGTTCTGGTTATTGGCTGCGACCCCAAGGCAGACACCACCCGCACCCTGGTGGGGCGAAGAATCCCAACTATCCTGGACATCTTAAAAGAGAAAAAAGGTGCCAAAGAGGAAGATGTGGTCTTCCCAGGATACGGTAATGTGATGTGCGTGGAAAGTGGAGGTCCCGAACCAGGTGTGGGTTGTGCAGGGAGGGGAGTTATTGTGGCTATGAAACTCCTGGAGAACCTGGAAGTCTTCAGCCGAGACCCAGAAGTTATCATCTACGATGTACTGGGGGATGTCGTCTGCGGAGGATTCGCAGTCCCCCTTAGGGAGAACTTTGCCGATGAAGTTTACATCGTTACTTCTGGGGAGTACATGGCACTCTATGCTGCTAACAACATTGCCAAGGGTATAAAAAAACTTAAAAGCAACCTCGGTGGCATTATCTGTAACTGCAGGGGTATCAACCGAGAGTTGGAGATCGTGGAAGAATTTGCCCAACGGATTGGGAGTAAGGTTATAGGGGTGATTCCCCGCAGTGAACTGGTTCAAGAAAGTGAAATTGATGCCAAGACAGTTATGGAAAAGTTTCCAGAATCAGAACAGGCCCAGAAATACCAGAAGCTTTCTTCAGCCATTTTAAATAACCAGGACTTTGTTATCCCCGAGCCCATGGGTGCTGATGAATTTGATGAGTTTTTCCGGGGATTTCAATAA
- a CDS encoding hypothetical protein (PFAM: Domain of unknown function (DUF371)) — protein MEYTFEAKGHHNVTSKHRTTFEVTQDTEIGLAADCIVGVSSKVSLNDLPHQMKEAIQDEKTRIQIILETENAKDIITGYGHPSLTLDHPTDMVCRRSDYTCSRTLMIHADKASVDLDSDLIAELASGKTLKVTIIV, from the coding sequence ATGGAATACACATTCGAAGCCAAAGGACATCATAACGTAACCTCCAAACACAGAACCACATTCGAAGTAACTCAGGATACCGAAATTGGACTGGCCGCAGATTGTATTGTGGGAGTGTCATCAAAAGTCTCCTTAAATGACCTGCCCCACCAAATGAAAGAAGCAATCCAGGATGAAAAGACAAGAATCCAAATTATTTTAGAAACAGAAAATGCAAAAGACATTATTACAGGCTACGGGCATCCATCACTGACTCTGGATCATCCTACCGATATGGTGTGCCGCAGGAGTGATTATACCTGCAGTCGAACCCTGATGATACACGCAGACAAAGCATCTGTGGATCTGGACAGCGATCTAATAGCCGAACTTGCTTCTGGAAAAACATTAAAGGTCACTATAATTGTCTGA
- a CDS encoding metal-dependent hydrolase, beta-lactamase superfamily II (PFAM: Metallo-beta-lactamase superfamily) has protein sequence MKINCVVDNRAGFKSDLYAEHGFSLLVEENDKNLMVDTGKTPTVLERNMDLMGITSVDSVLISHGHNDHTGGIPTIMDNKINFKANKTKFFMHPEALLPKFAVEDENQRYIGFPEIDTETLNLEWITENTQINDDMWIFNQVEDHSGFEPIPEYLKVKENGECLPDGFKDELNLVVKTENGLVVISGCAHRGIVNILYSVREYFQDDIYGVIGGSHLMNAPLERILKTVESFKKLNPEIIALGHCTGFDALCFFKREFGEKFIPLESGAEILI, from the coding sequence ATGAAGATCAACTGTGTAGTAGATAACAGGGCAGGATTCAAATCAGATTTATATGCAGAGCATGGATTTTCCTTACTGGTGGAAGAAAATGATAAAAATCTCATGGTAGATACTGGAAAGACACCCACAGTTTTAGAACGTAACATGGATCTAATGGGAATCACATCCGTGGATAGTGTGCTGATCAGTCACGGGCACAATGACCATACAGGGGGAATCCCGACTATTATGGATAATAAAATCAATTTTAAAGCTAATAAAACTAAGTTTTTCATGCATCCGGAGGCATTACTTCCTAAATTCGCAGTGGAGGATGAAAATCAACGTTACATTGGGTTCCCAGAAATTGACACTGAAACTCTTAATCTGGAATGGATCACTGAAAATACTCAAATCAATGATGATATGTGGATTTTCAACCAGGTAGAGGATCATTCTGGTTTTGAACCCATACCAGAATACCTGAAGGTTAAAGAAAATGGGGAATGTTTACCTGATGGCTTTAAGGATGAATTGAATTTAGTTGTTAAAACTGAAAATGGGCTGGTTGTTATTTCGGGCTGCGCCCACAGAGGCATAGTTAACATCCTCTATTCGGTCCGCGAATATTTTCAGGATGATATATATGGGGTTATTGGAGGATCGCATCTCATGAACGCACCTCTAGAGAGGATTCTAAAGACAGTGGAATCCTTCAAAAAATTAAACCCTGAAATCATTGCTCTGGGGCACTGCACAGGGTTTGATGCGTTATGCTTCTTTAAAAGGGAATTTGGGGAGAAATTCATCCCACTGGAGTCTGGTGCAGAAATACTGATCTAG
- a CDS encoding dTDP-glucose 4,6-dehydratase (PFAM: NAD dependent epimerase/dehydratase family~TIGRFAM: dTDP-glucose 4,6-dehydratase) translates to MKIMITGGAGFIGSNFVHHLCTNDDYEIMVLDKLTYAGDMENLREIRDKIEFVKGDISDEELVSKIMRDCDMVVNFAAETHVDRSIEDPGIFVKTDVIGTYNLLENVRKYDVERYLQISTDEVYGSIESGSFTESSNIDPSSPYSASKAGGDLLVGAYWKTYGTPIILTRSSNNFGPRQYPEKLIPLFILNAMQDKSLPVYGDGKNVRDWIYVMDNCKGIETALIKGELGEVYNIGGGNEKNNLEITHLILELLNKPESLITFVDDRLGHDRRYSLDSAKAMKLGWKPEYSFEEALKETVEWYKENYYRYLK, encoded by the coding sequence ATGAAGATAATGATTACAGGTGGTGCAGGATTTATAGGATCCAACTTCGTACACCACCTCTGTACTAACGATGATTATGAAATAATGGTCCTGGACAAGTTAACCTACGCAGGGGACATGGAGAACCTCCGGGAAATCCGTGACAAAATCGAATTTGTTAAAGGGGATATATCAGATGAGGAACTGGTCTCCAAAATAATGCGAGACTGTGATATGGTGGTCAATTTCGCTGCTGAGACCCACGTAGACCGATCCATAGAGGACCCCGGGATTTTTGTTAAAACAGATGTTATTGGAACCTACAACCTCCTGGAAAATGTTCGCAAATACGATGTGGAACGTTACCTGCAAATATCAACTGATGAAGTCTACGGGAGCATAGAATCCGGATCATTCACTGAAAGTAGCAACATTGATCCATCCAGCCCCTATTCTGCCAGTAAAGCTGGTGGAGACCTCCTGGTAGGGGCATACTGGAAGACATATGGCACACCAATCATCCTCACCCGGAGCAGTAACAACTTCGGACCCCGTCAGTACCCTGAAAAGCTGATACCACTTTTCATCTTAAACGCAATGCAGGATAAATCTCTGCCAGTTTATGGTGATGGGAAGAACGTCAGAGACTGGATCTATGTGATGGATAACTGTAAAGGTATAGAAACAGCTCTCATTAAGGGTGAACTGGGAGAAGTCTACAACATCGGTGGAGGAAACGAGAAAAACAATCTGGAAATAACCCACCTCATACTGGAACTATTAAACAAACCAGAAAGCCTGATAACCTTTGTAGATGACCGACTGGGTCATGACCGTCGTTACTCACTGGACTCTGCTAAAGCAATGAAACTGGGCTGGAAACCCGAGTACTCATTTGAAGAGGCATTAAAAGAGACTGTAGAATGGTATAAAGAGAATTATTATCGTTATTTGAAGTAA
- a CDS encoding TIGR00251 family protein (PFAM: Uncharacterised ACR, YggU family COG1872~TIGRFAM: TIGR00251 family protein), producing MQVVQTTPQGIMVMIEVSPKSAKFQIAGYNEWRRTLEVKLKSPPTKGKANKELMKEFSTLTGHDTDIIAGHKSRQKTLLIYDMDENEFYKILEDLI from the coding sequence ATGCAGGTAGTTCAAACCACTCCCCAGGGAATAATGGTAATGATAGAGGTATCCCCTAAATCAGCTAAGTTCCAGATAGCGGGTTACAATGAGTGGAGGAGGACACTGGAAGTGAAACTCAAATCACCCCCAACCAAGGGAAAGGCCAATAAAGAACTCATGAAAGAATTCTCTACTTTGACCGGTCATGACACTGATATTATCGCTGGACATAAAAGCCGCCAGAAAACCCTGCTCATATATGATATGGATGAAAACGAGTTTTATAAGATTTTAGAGGATTTAATCTAG
- a CDS encoding UTP-glucose-1-phosphate uridylyltransferase (PFAM: Nucleotidyl transferase~TIGRFAM: UTP-glucose-1-phosphate uridylyltransferase), whose protein sequence is MKAVIPAAGLGTRFLPATKAQPKEMLPVYNKPTIQYVVEEAVASGIDDILIVTGKGKRSIEDHFDRSFELEYSLRNCGKMDYLVEVEAISEMADIYYVRQKKQKGLGDAIHCAQKHVDGQPFAVLLGDTISQSPVPCTKQLLDVHEKYGASAIAIERVPRDKIERYGIIKGKQVEESVYRIEDMVEKPRPEDAPSDLAITGRYVLESDIFDHIENVEPGVGGEIQLTDAMRQLDEIYGHIFNGKMYDIGNNVEWLKSSLEIALQDPKVSDELREYLKNILK, encoded by the coding sequence ATGAAAGCGGTTATACCTGCTGCAGGACTCGGAACCCGGTTTTTACCGGCCACCAAGGCCCAGCCAAAAGAAATGTTACCAGTTTACAATAAACCAACCATACAATATGTGGTGGAGGAGGCAGTGGCCTCTGGAATTGATGACATACTGATTGTTACTGGTAAGGGAAAGAGATCCATTGAGGACCATTTTGACCGTTCCTTTGAACTGGAGTACTCCCTCCGTAACTGTGGTAAAATGGATTACCTGGTGGAAGTGGAAGCTATATCTGAAATGGCTGATATTTACTATGTCCGGCAAAAGAAACAAAAGGGATTGGGAGATGCCATACACTGTGCCCAGAAGCATGTTGATGGCCAGCCATTTGCCGTGCTTTTAGGGGACACTATAAGCCAGTCCCCTGTTCCCTGTACCAAACAATTGCTGGATGTTCATGAAAAGTATGGTGCATCTGCCATTGCCATTGAAAGAGTTCCTCGGGATAAAATTGAACGTTACGGAATAATTAAAGGTAAGCAGGTTGAAGAATCTGTTTACCGTATTGAAGATATGGTGGAAAAACCCCGTCCTGAGGATGCCCCATCTGATCTGGCCATAACCGGACGTTACGTACTTGAATCTGATATTTTTGACCATATCGAGAATGTGGAACCCGGTGTGGGAGGAGAAATACAGTTAACCGATGCCATGAGGCAGCTGGATGAAATCTATGGCCATATATTCAATGGGAAAATGTATGACATTGGGAACAATGTTGAATGGTTGAAAAGTTCCCTGGAGATAGCCCTGCAGGATCCTAAGGTTAGTGATGAGCTAAGGGAGTATTTGAAGAATATTTTAAAATAA
- a CDS encoding hypothetical protein (PFAM: Domain of unknown function DUF123), whose product MVRKTILKGTYCLFIDLNKNQSLEIGKKGEIQFKRGCYVYVGSALNSLEGRIRRHLRQNKKMHWHVDYLLDSPNTRVIDVFYSDDGLKHECELAAQIAIKGEGIRGFGCSDCNCPAHLFYFSDESQATMNCRDGFKKLKLEVKTLEDLD is encoded by the coding sequence ATGGTCAGAAAAACTATTTTAAAAGGAACATACTGTCTTTTTATAGATTTAAATAAGAATCAATCCCTGGAAATTGGTAAAAAAGGAGAAATACAGTTTAAAAGGGGTTGTTATGTTTATGTGGGTTCTGCACTCAACTCCCTGGAGGGGAGGATCAGAAGACACCTTAGGCAAAATAAAAAGATGCACTGGCACGTGGATTACCTCCTGGACAGTCCCAATACCAGGGTGATAGACGTATTTTACAGTGATGATGGGCTTAAACACGAATGTGAACTGGCAGCCCAGATAGCAATAAAAGGAGAGGGAATACGGGGCTTTGGTTGTTCGGATTGCAACTGCCCTGCTCACCTATTCTATTTCTCTGATGAGAGCCAGGCTACAATGAATTGTAGGGATGGATTCAAAAAATTAAAATTAGAAGTTAAAACTCTTGAAGATCTGGATTGA